In one Cyanobacteriota bacterium genomic region, the following are encoded:
- a CDS encoding GAF domain-containing protein → MSTTPHLVQVQTEAEQIALIESLISVGTAMFRCSTVNDLLNLILSTSREITWSDAGSIYLVDQSDGILKLLFEVSQNSSKPTLSLRSFAIPISSNSLAGYVASTGQSLNWPDVYDLPPDVPYKLDHSFDMDTSYRARSMLVLPMQNSKQETLGVIQLINRKRSPDAVITPENVHELTQPYSLLEERIVRSLACQAAAAMELLTIRQ, encoded by the coding sequence ATGAGTACAACTCCCCACTTAGTGCAAGTACAGACGGAAGCAGAGCAGATTGCGCTTATAGAGAGTTTGATCAGCGTTGGCACTGCAATGTTTCGGTGTAGCACAGTGAACGATTTGCTGAACCTCATCCTTTCAACTAGTCGAGAGATCACTTGGAGTGACGCTGGCAGTATTTACTTAGTTGACCAAAGTGACGGCATCCTGAAGTTGTTATTTGAGGTTTCTCAAAATTCCTCAAAGCCAACGCTATCCCTACGATCGTTTGCCATCCCTATTAGCAGCAATAGCTTGGCCGGGTATGTTGCGTCAACAGGCCAAAGTCTAAACTGGCCAGATGTCTATGACTTGCCCCCAGATGTGCCCTATAAGCTTGATCACAGTTTTGATATGGATACATCCTATCGCGCGAGATCAATGCTAGTGTTGCCAATGCAGAATTCCAAGCAAGAAACGCTGGGCGTAATTCAGCTCATTAATCGCAAGCGATCACCCGATGCAGTGATTACACCTGAGAATGTCCATGAGTTAACTCAACCCTATTCACTGCTAGAGGAACGAATTGTGCGATCGCTAGCCTGTCAAGCGGCAGCGGCTATGGAGTTACTGACTATTCGTCAATAA
- a CDS encoding response regulator transcription factor produces MPRILLIDDDPAISELVSVNLELAGYDVSYAQDGVKGQALALQLQPDLIMLDLMLPKVDGFTICQRLRRDERTADIPVLMLTALGQTQDKVEGFNAGADDYITKPFEVQEMLARVRALLRRTDRIPQAAKHSEILSHGPLTLVPERFEAIWFNKTVKLTHLEFELLHCLLQRHGQTVSPSEILKEVWGYDPDDDIETIRVHVRHLRTKLEPDPRHPRYIKTVYGAGYCLELPSLDDEISSSESHAASAELGKDQA; encoded by the coding sequence ATGCCTCGGATACTTCTCATCGATGACGATCCTGCAATTTCAGAGCTAGTCTCCGTTAACTTGGAACTAGCAGGCTATGACGTGAGCTATGCTCAAGACGGAGTTAAGGGCCAAGCCCTAGCACTTCAGTTGCAGCCTGATCTAATCATGTTGGATCTGATGCTGCCTAAGGTTGATGGTTTTACAATTTGTCAACGCCTCCGCCGTGATGAGCGCACAGCAGACATTCCAGTACTAATGCTTACAGCCCTGGGACAAACCCAAGATAAGGTTGAAGGGTTTAATGCAGGTGCTGATGACTACATAACGAAGCCCTTTGAAGTGCAGGAAATGCTAGCGCGAGTTAGGGCCTTATTGCGCCGCACTGATCGCATTCCCCAAGCAGCAAAGCACAGCGAGATTCTAAGCCATGGCCCATTGACCTTGGTTCCAGAACGCTTTGAAGCAATTTGGTTCAACAAAACTGTTAAGCTTACTCACCTAGAGTTTGAGCTGCTGCATTGCCTTCTGCAACGTCACGGGCAAACGGTCTCACCTAGCGAGATCCTTAAGGAAGTTTGGGGATATGACCCAGACGATGACATTGAAACCATTCGTGTGCACGTGCGTCACCTTAGAACTAAGTTAGAGCCTGATCCCCGGCATCCTCGCTATATCAAGACTGTCTATGGTGCTGGATATTGCTTGGAATTGCCTAGCCTTGATGACGAAATCAGTAGTAGTGAGTCTCACGCAGCATCGGCTGAGTTAGGAAAAGACCAAGCTTAG
- a CDS encoding phosphatidate cytidylyltransferase — protein MPWTRIISAIVAIALALAMILLGGWYFTVPFGIIVYLGQMEYFQLAHAKGIAPAAKTTLAVSQALLIICTVSVDLADAVLPVAGTCICFYLLFQPKLATIADIATSILGLFYGGYLPSYWVRLRSLESSQYSNLPFGGFFPTTWTHPQDLPLGLTATLLAFGCIWAADISAYLFGKWLGRTSLSAISPKKTVEGAIFGVTASIIVGVIGSWYLGWPGIPFSGVALGLIIGIASLLGDLTESMMKRDAGVKDSGQLIPGHGGILDRADSYVFTAPLVYYFVTLLLPLLPT, from the coding sequence GTGCCTTGGACACGGATTATTAGCGCTATCGTAGCGATCGCCTTAGCGTTGGCAATGATTCTACTAGGGGGTTGGTATTTCACAGTGCCCTTTGGCATCATTGTTTATTTAGGGCAGATGGAATATTTTCAACTCGCCCATGCTAAGGGCATTGCTCCTGCTGCCAAAACTACCTTGGCTGTGAGTCAGGCCTTGTTGATCATCTGCACTGTTTCCGTAGACTTAGCAGATGCTGTGCTGCCCGTAGCTGGCACCTGTATCTGTTTCTACTTACTCTTCCAGCCCAAACTGGCCACTATTGCTGATATTGCTACCTCCATCCTAGGACTCTTCTATGGTGGCTATTTGCCTAGCTACTGGGTGCGCTTGCGATCGCTAGAAAGCTCTCAGTACAGCAATTTGCCCTTTGGTGGCTTCTTTCCAACTACGTGGACTCATCCTCAAGACTTACCTCTAGGGCTAACAGCAACCCTCCTAGCATTTGGTTGCATCTGGGCTGCCGACATTAGTGCCTATCTCTTTGGTAAGTGGCTAGGACGCACTAGCCTATCAGCCATTAGTCCCAAAAAAACTGTGGAAGGAGCTATTTTTGGTGTTACGGCCAGCATCATTGTTGGAGTCATTGGCAGTTGGTACTTAGGATGGCCAGGGATTCCTTTTTCTGGTGTAGCTTTAGGACTGATCATTGGCATTGCCAGTCTGTTGGGTGATTTAACAGAATCGATGATGAAACGAGATGCAGGCGTAAAAGACTCTGGGCAATTGATCCCCGGTCATGGAGGCATCCTCGATCGGGCAGATAGTTACGTTTTCACAGCACCACTGGTCTATTACTTCGTAACATTACTTCTGCCGTTGTTGCCAACATAA
- the cbiT gene encoding precorrin-6Y C5,15-methyltransferase subunit CbiT has translation MSSSSQLWQYVTPGISDDLFERLPGIPLSKREIRLLILSQLRLRANALLWDIGAGTGTIPVEVGLLCPRGQIVAVERDEEVAALIRRNCDRFGVTNVRVVEGSAPDCLKELPAPPDCVCIEGGRPIKDVLQEVWQHLRSGGRIVATASNLENLYKISESFAELHVRNVEVVQSAVNRLERKGTHQTFAALDPIFVLSGEKLD, from the coding sequence ATGTCCTCGTCTTCCCAACTGTGGCAATATGTCACGCCCGGCATCTCTGACGACCTGTTTGAGCGATTACCCGGCATCCCTCTCAGCAAACGCGAAATCCGACTGCTGATCTTGTCACAACTCAGGCTGCGGGCAAATGCGTTGTTGTGGGACATTGGGGCGGGCACAGGTACCATTCCGGTAGAAGTTGGGCTACTCTGCCCCCGCGGACAAATTGTTGCTGTTGAACGTGATGAAGAAGTGGCAGCACTGATTCGCCGCAACTGCGATCGCTTTGGAGTTACCAACGTTAGGGTTGTCGAAGGCAGTGCTCCTGACTGTCTGAAAGAACTACCCGCGCCGCCTGACTGTGTTTGCATCGAGGGCGGACGACCCATCAAAGATGTATTGCAAGAAGTCTGGCAGCACTTGCGCTCTGGGGGACGCATCGTTGCCACTGCCAGTAACTTGGAAAATTTGTACAAAATTTCAGAAAGCTTTGCCGAGCTTCATGTGCGCAATGTCGAAGTTGTGCAATCTGCAGTTAACCGTCTAGAACGCAAAGGTACCCATCAGACCTTTGCAGCTTTGGATCCAATTTTTGTGCTCAGTGGTGAAAAATTAGATTAA
- a CDS encoding nucleotidyltransferase family protein encodes MATQCYSIILAAGLSTRMGRCKASLPWIGGKPLLIYQVEQLTQAGILPIVVLGTHNVSEWTQVLTTCTIVVNPYPHHGKTSSILLGLAALSGNVDSLFISAVDQPRPAWIYQTILDAHNAHGYASITVPVCRDRRGHPPLFSHCLLPNLTAIREDTLGLRQILHEFSAAVHTIEVNSTDIFLDLNTPETYHAEFLARS; translated from the coding sequence ATGGCTACTCAGTGCTACAGCATTATTCTGGCAGCAGGGCTATCGACACGCATGGGCAGGTGCAAAGCCTCATTACCGTGGATTGGGGGCAAACCACTCTTGATTTATCAGGTAGAGCAGCTTACCCAAGCAGGCATTTTACCGATCGTCGTCTTGGGCACTCACAATGTGAGTGAATGGACGCAGGTTCTAACTACCTGCACTATTGTTGTCAACCCTTATCCCCATCACGGCAAAACTAGCTCAATTTTGCTGGGACTAGCTGCCCTATCCGGCAATGTAGACAGTCTCTTCATTTCCGCTGTGGATCAACCTCGTCCAGCCTGGATTTACCAAACTATTCTCGATGCCCATAATGCCCATGGTTATGCCTCGATTACGGTGCCTGTTTGTCGCGATCGTCGAGGGCATCCACCACTCTTTTCCCACTGTCTATTGCCAAACCTCACCGCGATTCGAGAAGATACCCTGGGGTTACGCCAAATTCTGCACGAATTTTCTGCGGCTGTGCACACAATAGAGGTAAACAGTACCGATATTTTTCTTGACCTGAATACTCCAGAAACCTATCACGCTGAGTTTCTAGCCAGATCCTAA